From Chryseobacterium salivictor, a single genomic window includes:
- a CDS encoding DUF6646 family protein, protein MKKLLVVCSFFFLGQMAFAQAWQGKGDQKIQVGLNGWGYGTGITATYDYGLSKLISIGAGANFFFDHSNDKYKDDDFGVFGRLNFHLQEPLGLPSQWDIYPGVDLGLLGKSGTYFGAHLGVRYFFNNNVGIFLEAGNNGSIGVSFNL, encoded by the coding sequence ATGAAAAAGTTATTAGTAGTTTGCTCATTTTTCTTTTTAGGACAAATGGCATTTGCACAAGCATGGCAAGGTAAAGGAGACCAAAAAATTCAGGTAGGTCTTAACGGTTGGGGTTACGGAACAGGTATTACAGCAACATATGATTACGGTTTATCCAAATTGATATCAATCGGCGCAGGTGCTAATTTCTTTTTTGATCATAGTAACGACAAATACAAAGATGATGACTTCGGAGTATTCGGTAGATTGAATTTTCACCTACAGGAGCCTTTGGGATTGCCTTCACAGTGGGACATTTATCCAGGTGTTGATTTAGGACTTTTGGGTAAAAGCGGTACCTACTTCGGAGCGCATTTAGGAGTAAGATATTTCTTCAACAATAATGTCGGTATTTTCCTTGAAGCAGGGAATAACGGAAGCATCGGGGTTTCTTTCAACTTGTAA
- the rseP gene encoding RIP metalloprotease RseP codes for MTLIQLFQFILSISILVILHELGHFIPAKLFKTRVEKFYLFFDPWFSLFKLKFRGTEYGIGWLPFGGYVKIAGMVDESMDTEQLKQPAQPWEFRSKPAWQRLIIMMGGVTVNFFLAWFIYSSLSYFKGETYHDNAKFENGISVSAAGQKMGLKNGDRILKIDEKPAERMETSTINMLFANHVTVLREGKEVTFPVNEDGVADVLAENEAKMYFGPRYPVVIDSLFPKGNAEAAGLLKGDRIVGINGKPVNFFDELAPELSKLKNQEVVLDVERNNQLEKVNVKVSSEGKLGFANDLSIAQKEFEKTQVNKKYSLGEAIPRGLTRTVDVLTMQIKQFKIVFNTKTQGYKKVSGPIGIIKQMPETINWEFFWSFTAMFSVWLAFLNLIPIPGLDGGHVVFTLWEMITGKPVPQKVLENAQMIGVIFLMGLMVLIFGNDILKWITGKF; via the coding sequence ATGACATTAATACAGTTATTTCAATTTATATTGAGCATCTCAATTCTTGTAATCCTCCATGAACTGGGACATTTTATTCCTGCTAAACTGTTCAAAACAAGAGTTGAAAAATTCTATCTTTTCTTTGATCCATGGTTTTCTTTATTTAAATTAAAATTCCGGGGTACAGAGTACGGAATTGGCTGGCTGCCGTTTGGGGGTTATGTAAAGATCGCAGGAATGGTTGACGAAAGTATGGATACCGAGCAATTGAAGCAACCTGCTCAGCCATGGGAATTTCGCAGTAAGCCTGCGTGGCAGCGGTTAATCATCATGATGGGCGGAGTTACGGTTAATTTCTTTTTAGCATGGTTCATCTATTCTTCATTAAGTTATTTTAAAGGGGAAACCTATCACGATAATGCCAAGTTTGAAAACGGAATTTCAGTGTCAGCAGCAGGTCAAAAAATGGGCTTGAAAAACGGAGACCGAATTCTGAAAATCGATGAAAAACCGGCTGAAAGAATGGAAACTTCAACTATTAACATGCTTTTCGCTAATCATGTCACCGTTTTAAGAGAAGGTAAAGAAGTTACTTTTCCTGTAAACGAAGATGGTGTCGCAGATGTACTGGCAGAGAATGAAGCTAAGATGTATTTCGGGCCACGTTATCCTGTGGTTATCGACAGTCTTTTCCCGAAAGGCAATGCTGAGGCGGCCGGATTGCTGAAAGGTGACAGAATCGTTGGGATTAATGGCAAGCCTGTTAATTTTTTCGATGAACTGGCACCTGAGCTGTCTAAGTTAAAAAATCAAGAGGTTGTTTTAGATGTTGAAAGAAATAATCAGCTTGAAAAAGTAAATGTAAAAGTAAGCAGCGAAGGCAAACTTGGATTCGCAAATGACCTGTCGATCGCTCAGAAAGAATTCGAGAAAACACAGGTGAACAAAAAGTATTCTCTTGGCGAAGCAATTCCGAGAGGATTAACCAGAACAGTTGATGTTTTGACGATGCAGATCAAGCAGTTTAAAATTGTTTTCAACACCAAAACGCAAGGGTATAAAAAAGTTTCCGGACCTATTGGAATCATCAAACAGATGCCTGAGACGATTAATTGGGAGTTTTTCTGGAGCTTTACAGCGATGTTTTCAGTTTGGTTGGCTTTTCTCAATTTGATTCCGATTCCGGGATTAGACGGTGGACACGTGGTTTTCACACTTTGGGAAATGATCACCGGAAAACCGGTTCCGCAGAAAGTTTTAGAAAATGCACAAATGATAGGCGTGATTTTCCTAATGGGACTCATGGTTCTGATCTTCGGAAACGATATTTTAAAATGGATTACCGGAAAATTTTAA
- a CDS encoding protein O-mannosyl-transferase family, with amino-acid sequence MNKNVLLFFVFLLIYLFSIGPDPILGDSLAFTVVASKGFDLATNATNHFLYINSLAVLHKIFPLINPHYLFVGFSIGCSILTLCFLRKFLFLFDVKKGIIDLVVLFFGFSFTFWRISIITEVYSFYLLFVILFLYQIFLFIKENRRINFYWSAVLFGLMFLIHIQTILLVPFYLYFLYENFKSDKMNIIKGLLITTVLFSVLLIPVIQGKNSFTAIFTDDAWGSSFFHLDFKIFIKSLGRNLVFLLYNFLFFTYFIIRGLHKVPFKKYFIIAILPYVFFILKHDVSDSYVFHLVPYLLVLVMMAKGLENFNFSKKYLLVFSIPLIYFMTFKIIDSTKIGESINNETGFKGGARYLFFPPLKGNPDILKFIEAYDKNKLKAKPAFDRQYQYAKDWILIKSNY; translated from the coding sequence ATGAATAAAAATGTTTTACTTTTTTTTGTTTTTCTCCTAATTTATCTTTTTTCTATAGGACCTGATCCGATATTGGGCGATAGTTTAGCCTTTACCGTAGTGGCTTCTAAGGGTTTCGATTTAGCAACAAATGCAACAAATCATTTTCTCTACATTAATTCGCTGGCGGTTCTACATAAGATATTTCCTTTGATCAATCCCCATTATTTATTTGTAGGTTTCAGTATAGGATGTTCAATATTAACATTGTGTTTCTTAAGAAAATTTCTGTTTTTATTTGATGTTAAGAAAGGTATTATAGACCTTGTAGTTTTATTTTTCGGTTTTTCTTTCACCTTTTGGAGAATTTCTATTATTACGGAAGTTTACAGTTTTTACCTCTTGTTTGTTATATTGTTTTTATACCAAATTTTTTTATTTATAAAAGAGAATAGACGTATTAATTTTTACTGGAGTGCCGTATTATTCGGTTTAATGTTTTTAATTCACATTCAAACCATATTGCTTGTGCCTTTTTATTTGTATTTTTTATACGAAAATTTCAAGAGTGATAAAATGAATATTATAAAAGGTCTTCTTATAACCACTGTACTTTTTTCAGTTCTTCTGATTCCGGTCATTCAGGGAAAAAATAGTTTTACTGCAATTTTTACAGATGATGCGTGGGGCTCTTCTTTTTTTCATTTAGATTTTAAAATATTTATAAAAAGTTTAGGAAGAAATTTAGTTTTTTTACTGTATAATTTCTTGTTTTTCACGTACTTTATCATTCGAGGCTTACATAAAGTACCATTTAAAAAGTATTTTATTATTGCAATTCTCCCCTATGTTTTTTTTATTCTAAAACATGATGTGTCAGATTCTTATGTTTTTCATTTAGTGCCTTATTTATTGGTTTTAGTAATGATGGCAAAAGGTTTGGAAAACTTTAATTTTAGTAAAAAATATCTTCTGGTATTTTCTATTCCATTAATTTATTTTATGACCTTTAAAATAATAGATTCTACCAAAATTGGTGAATCAATCAATAACGAAACCGGTTTTAAAGGTGGTGCCAGATATCTTTTTTTTCCGCCTCTGAAAGGTAATCCAGATATTTTAAAATTTATTGAAGCATATGACAAAAATAAATTAAAAGCTAAGCCCGCTTTTGACAGACAATACCAATATGCTAAAGACTGGATATTAATTAAGAGTAATTATTAA
- a CDS encoding adenine phosphoribosyltransferase, whose translation MNQQLVQDLKNTIQNIPDFPQPGIQFKDITPIFLNPKLYEEVIADLASFSRGKIDAVCGIESRGYLFGIAIAVALDVPFILIRKQGKLPPPFVSQKYDLEYGSAEIEMRTGQLQPGQRILIHDDLLATGGTTEAAAHLVQKQGGIVSQFSFLIGLKDLEGEKRLEKFGAEVHQILTY comes from the coding sequence ATGAATCAGCAACTTGTTCAGGATTTAAAAAATACCATTCAGAATATTCCTGATTTTCCGCAACCGGGAATTCAGTTTAAAGATATAACCCCGATATTTCTCAATCCAAAACTTTATGAAGAGGTCATTGCGGACCTGGCCAGTTTCAGCCGGGGTAAAATCGACGCCGTCTGCGGGATCGAAAGCCGCGGTTATCTTTTCGGCATTGCCATTGCCGTGGCCTTGGATGTGCCTTTTATTCTGATCCGGAAGCAGGGGAAATTGCCGCCCCCTTTTGTAAGTCAGAAGTACGACCTCGAGTACGGTTCGGCAGAAATAGAAATGCGGACGGGACAATTACAACCCGGACAAAGAATTCTGATTCACGATGATTTATTGGCCACTGGAGGAACAACTGAAGCAGCCGCACATCTTGTTCAAAAGCAAGGCGGAATTGTTTCGCAGTTCAGTTTCTTAATCGGGCTAAAAGATCTGGAAGGTGAAAAGAGGCTCGAAAAATTCGGAGCCGAAGTTCATCAGATATTAACCTATTGA
- a CDS encoding YfgM family protein produces MAKFNSRTSKKEMEGKETVEVFKDLDRGALDTERFLEKNAKSLMIVFGVLLAGVLGYFAFQQFYEAPRNEEATLSYLAAQKNLADGKDDLALGGKSAANPGYLGTYKEYSGTKVGKLSSYNAGLIKFKEGKYQEAYDLLDNFSSDNKVLMALKYGAMADSQANLNKSDDALSLLNKAISASDDPYTSYYFTRKAGIVALALKKNADAKKYFSTIDEKYQDYDNGMSDSYIEMVKYY; encoded by the coding sequence ATGGCAAAATTCAATTCCCGCACCAGCAAAAAAGAAATGGAAGGTAAGGAAACTGTAGAAGTTTTCAAAGACCTCGACAGAGGTGCACTCGATACTGAGAGATTTCTCGAAAAAAATGCTAAATCTTTAATGATCGTTTTCGGTGTATTGTTGGCAGGCGTTTTAGGATATTTTGCTTTTCAGCAGTTTTACGAAGCACCAAGAAATGAAGAAGCTACTTTAAGCTACCTTGCTGCCCAGAAAAATTTGGCAGACGGAAAAGACGATTTGGCTTTAGGTGGAAAAAGCGCAGCAAACCCAGGTTATTTAGGGACTTATAAGGAGTACTCGGGAACCAAGGTGGGTAAACTTTCTTCTTACAACGCCGGATTAATTAAATTTAAAGAAGGCAAATACCAGGAAGCTTACGACCTTCTGGATAACTTTTCTTCTGACAACAAAGTTTTAATGGCTTTGAAATATGGCGCCATGGCAGACAGCCAGGCCAACCTTAATAAAAGCGACGATGCGTTGTCTCTTTTGAACAAAGCAATTTCAGCTTCAGATGATCCTTATACTTCTTATTACTTTACAAGAAAAGCAGGAATCGTAGCATTGGCTTTGAAAAAGAACGCCGACGCGAAAAAATATTTCTCTACCATCGACGAAAAATATCAGGATTACGATAATGGAATGTCTGACTCGTATATCGAAATGGTAAAATATTACTAA
- the ribH gene encoding 6,7-dimethyl-8-ribityllumazine synthase: MATVNLSDYQPLQLHDAGSFRIGIVVSEWNDFITFNLRDGALEVLKKEGVKEEHIKVFKVPGAFELNYASMQLCKTGYFDAIIAIGCVIRGETSHFDYVCSAVAQGIKDCNVLTNVPTIFCLLTDDTKEQSIARSGGALGNKGIEAAVTALQMIDFKRKL; encoded by the coding sequence ATGGCGACTGTAAATCTTTCTGATTATCAACCATTACAACTACACGATGCCGGTTCTTTCAGAATTGGCATTGTCGTTTCAGAATGGAATGATTTTATAACCTTTAACCTACGGGACGGTGCTCTGGAAGTGCTGAAAAAAGAAGGCGTAAAAGAAGAACATATCAAAGTTTTTAAAGTTCCCGGGGCTTTTGAACTCAATTATGCTTCGATGCAGCTCTGCAAAACAGGATATTTCGATGCCATCATCGCCATCGGATGTGTCATACGGGGCGAGACTTCACATTTTGATTATGTCTGTTCTGCAGTAGCACAGGGAATTAAGGACTGTAATGTATTAACAAATGTTCCAACCATTTTCTGTCTTTTGACGGATGACACCAAAGAGCAGTCGATCGCCAGAAGTGGCGGTGCCTTGGGAAATAAAGGAATCGAAGCCGCTGTGACTGCACTGCAGATGATTGACTTTAAAAGAAAACTGTAA
- a CDS encoding LTA synthase family protein encodes MYASKLKPYLYLGLFYGVVSLIVRIIFIFHPITTVKFGLFESLKILFIGGLTDVFVFILASSIFALYSLFLSDSKYKKPYGSVIFGLLVLAFIYTAFVPGNIFKQYGGSFPEVAMGFIGLKTLLFGLMLFLPAQRIKIRNILYFITLFLYVLLIIFNGVSEYFFWNEFGVRYNFIAVDYLIYTNEVIGNIMESYPVIPLFAAILSLTVIVTWYIYKKTKQELLTLPNFVQKLILLFSFIVLCGISLVIIPKLGKIKTDNTFAAEIQANGFPKFFNAFTQKELDYFQFYPTINQQTAETDFLKQFDPPTLIRNINPENPEVRKNVVLISIESLSAEFMEHYGNDQKIMPFLDSLADRSLMFTDLYATGNRTVRGLEALTLCIPPTAGESVVKRANNKNKFSTGSVFKSKGYDVKFLYGGYSYFDNMEDFYKGNGYEIVDRNNFKPEEITFANVWGVSDEDMAKKAIEVMNKDAKAGKTFFHHWMTVSNHRPFTYPDGRIDIPGTAKSREGGVKYTDYSIRKFFEMAKKQDWYKNTVFVIVADHCASSAGKTELPMDKYRIPGMIFSEGFIAPQKFTQTMSQIDVMPTLFGLLNFKYQSKFLGQDVFTKNFQPKAYVATYQDLGLIKDNYLTIISPTKKVKQYSLSLQPSNNPDDFKIFYDETPVKDFQQNLVEDCISVYQSVSFWLKENKLNK; translated from the coding sequence ATGTACGCATCAAAACTGAAACCTTATTTGTATTTGGGCCTTTTCTACGGCGTGGTTTCCCTGATTGTAAGGATCATATTTATCTTTCATCCTATCACCACTGTGAAGTTTGGACTTTTTGAAAGTTTGAAAATTCTCTTTATCGGTGGTTTAACGGATGTGTTTGTTTTTATTTTAGCGAGCAGCATCTTTGCGCTTTATTCTTTGTTTTTATCAGATTCAAAATATAAAAAACCTTACGGATCTGTCATTTTCGGGCTTTTGGTTTTGGCATTTATATATACCGCCTTCGTTCCAGGGAATATTTTCAAACAATATGGCGGCTCTTTTCCGGAAGTGGCGATGGGTTTTATCGGCTTGAAAACTTTGCTTTTTGGATTAATGCTTTTCCTTCCTGCACAAAGAATTAAGATTAGAAATATTCTGTATTTCATTACGCTTTTTCTATATGTTTTATTAATTATTTTTAATGGAGTCAGCGAATATTTTTTCTGGAATGAATTCGGGGTCCGCTATAATTTCATCGCCGTTGATTATCTGATTTACACCAACGAAGTCATTGGGAATATTATGGAGAGTTATCCCGTAATCCCATTGTTTGCTGCGATTTTATCTCTTACTGTAATCGTAACGTGGTATATTTATAAAAAAACAAAACAAGAATTGCTGACGCTGCCAAACTTCGTGCAGAAATTGATTCTGCTGTTTTCATTCATCGTTTTATGCGGAATCAGTTTAGTCATCATTCCTAAATTAGGAAAAATAAAAACAGACAATACGTTCGCAGCGGAAATTCAGGCCAACGGTTTTCCGAAATTTTTCAATGCGTTCACTCAAAAGGAACTGGATTATTTTCAGTTCTATCCGACCATTAATCAGCAAACTGCGGAAACTGACTTTTTAAAGCAATTTGATCCTCCGACGTTAATCAGAAATATTAATCCTGAAAATCCGGAAGTCCGTAAAAATGTGGTCTTAATTTCAATCGAAAGTCTGTCCGCGGAATTTATGGAGCATTATGGAAATGATCAAAAGATCATGCCGTTCTTAGACAGTCTGGCAGATAGATCCTTGATGTTTACTGATCTTTATGCCACCGGAAACAGAACTGTTCGCGGTTTGGAAGCGCTTACCTTATGTATTCCACCAACGGCGGGAGAAAGCGTGGTAAAGAGAGCGAATAACAAAAATAAGTTCAGTACCGGAAGTGTTTTTAAATCGAAAGGATATGATGTAAAATTCCTTTATGGCGGTTACAGTTACTTTGATAATATGGAGGATTTCTACAAAGGAAACGGGTATGAAATCGTTGACCGGAATAATTTTAAACCGGAAGAAATTACCTTTGCCAATGTTTGGGGAGTGTCCGATGAAGATATGGCCAAGAAAGCCATCGAGGTAATGAACAAGGATGCCAAAGCCGGAAAAACATTCTTTCATCACTGGATGACGGTTTCTAACCACCGGCCGTTTACTTATCCTGACGGAAGAATCGATATCCCCGGAACTGCGAAATCCCGCGAAGGTGGCGTGAAATACACCGATTATTCCATCCGTAAGTTTTTTGAAATGGCTAAGAAACAGGATTGGTATAAAAATACCGTTTTCGTGATTGTTGCCGATCATTGTGCGTCAAGCGCCGGAAAAACGGAACTTCCGATGGATAAATACCGGATTCCGGGAATGATTTTTTCTGAAGGTTTCATAGCGCCACAGAAATTTACGCAGACCATGTCACAGATCGATGTGATGCCGACTTTATTTGGACTGCTTAATTTTAAATACCAGTCGAAGTTTTTAGGTCAGGATGTTTTCACTAAAAATTTTCAGCCGAAAGCCTATGTCGCGACTTATCAGGATTTAGGTCTTATAAAAGATAATTATTTAACCATTATCTCACCGACTAAAAAAGTAAAGCAGTATTCTTTGAGTTTACAGCCATCAAATAATCCCGATGATTTTAAAATCTTTTATGACGAAACGCCGGTTAAGGATTTCCAGCAAAATTTAGTTGAGGATTGTATCTCTGTTTATCAAAGTGTTTCATTTTGGTTGAAAGAAAATAAACTCAATAAATAA
- the ypfJ gene encoding KPN_02809 family neutral zinc metallopeptidase, producing MKWTNDRSGNVEDRRGSGGGGAGLVGGGLGTLIIAAIIFFLGGDPSAILSSGMGNAGPQTEQRDLNPGELKVREFVEMITAENEKTWTKIFNESGMQYRPAKVVMFEEVTQSGCGTAEAAMGPFYCPADETVYMDMGFFKELEQRFGAKVTEFSIAYVLAHEMGHHVQTLLGTTQKVDQLRSSRKYSEVEMNRVSVATELQADFYAGVWAKQTDSREHILEPGDIESAISAAEAVGDDNIQKRSQGYVNQESFTHGSSAQRKDWFMKGYTTGDIRQGDTFNALLK from the coding sequence ATGAAATGGACAAACGACAGAAGCGGAAATGTGGAAGACAGGCGTGGATCTGGCGGTGGAGGCGCCGGTCTTGTCGGTGGCGGACTGGGAACTTTAATCATAGCAGCGATTATATTTTTCCTGGGAGGTGATCCATCGGCGATCTTATCTTCCGGAATGGGGAACGCCGGCCCACAGACAGAACAGCGGGATCTGAATCCCGGCGAACTTAAAGTCCGTGAGTTTGTTGAAATGATTACGGCCGAAAATGAAAAAACATGGACCAAGATATTCAACGAAAGCGGCATGCAGTACAGACCTGCAAAAGTTGTTATGTTTGAAGAGGTTACCCAATCCGGTTGCGGAACTGCGGAAGCAGCAATGGGCCCTTTTTATTGTCCTGCCGATGAAACAGTATATATGGATATGGGTTTCTTCAAAGAACTGGAACAACGTTTCGGTGCAAAAGTGACCGAGTTCTCCATTGCTTACGTATTGGCGCACGAAATGGGGCATCACGTGCAAACGCTTTTGGGGACGACGCAGAAAGTAGATCAACTGAGAAGCAGCAGAAAATATTCTGAGGTAGAGATGAACCGCGTTTCTGTAGCAACAGAATTACAGGCGGATTTCTACGCCGGTGTTTGGGCCAAACAAACTGACAGCAGGGAGCATATCTTAGAACCGGGCGATATCGAATCTGCGATTTCGGCGGCAGAAGCAGTTGGTGACGATAATATTCAGAAACGGTCGCAAGGTTATGTGAATCAGGAAAGTTTTACGCACGGCAGTTCTGCTCAAAGAAAAGACTGGTTTATGAAAGGATATACCACCGGAGATATCCGCCAGGGAGATACTTTTAACGCTTTGCTGAAGTAA
- a CDS encoding YtxH domain-containing protein, translating to MGTKKNGLLALLGLGALAWWKYKNSTPEEQQAVKDKVNTAKDNFNKWGNDLKSKAGDVASQVQDKVHQAKTSMEDSVNQQQ from the coding sequence ATGGGTACTAAAAAGAATGGATTATTAGCACTGTTAGGACTTGGAGCATTAGCTTGGTGGAAATATAAAAATTCTACACCGGAAGAGCAGCAGGCAGTAAAAGACAAAGTAAATACAGCGAAAGATAATTTCAACAAGTGGGGAAATGATCTGAAATCCAAAGCGGGTGATGTTGCATCACAAGTGCAGGATAAGGTACATCAGGCAAAAACTTCAATGGAAGACTCTGTAAACCAACAACAATAA
- the pruA gene encoding L-glutamate gamma-semialdehyde dehydrogenase encodes MSKAISQVPFAVNEPVRTYEPGSEEVKSLIATYKKMWKEKVEIPMVINGKEIKTADKVVMNSPQDHQHNLGFYHKGDMSHVDDAINSALAAREKWNNLGWEHRAAIFLKAADLIAGPYRDRLNAATMIAQSKNVHQAEIDAACEFIDFLRFNIEFMTEMYSEQPVSDSGIWNRSEYRPLEGFCFAVTPFNFTAIAGNLPTCMAMMGNVVVWKPSDKQIYSAKVIMEALIEAGLPAGVINMIFTDGKETAEKVLAHPDFAGLHFTGSTKVFQNLWKMMGDNIHTYKTYPRIVGETGGKDFIMVHPSANVEAVATAMVRGAFEYQGQKCSAASRAYVPQSLWNEVKEVMIAQMKTIKMGSPEDPSNFVNAVIDKNSFEKCKGYIERAEKSSDAKIVIGGKCNDSKGWFVEPTVIEASNPRYESVCEEIFGPIISVYVYEDKDWTATLKLVDETSPYSLTGAIFSQDRYAIDEAYKALENAAGNFYINDKPTGAVVGQQPFGGARASGTNDKAGSKMNLLRWVSVRSIKETFVSPKDYKYPYLG; translated from the coding sequence ATGTCAAAAGCAATTTCACAGGTTCCTTTCGCTGTAAACGAGCCGGTTAGAACTTATGAACCGGGCTCAGAGGAGGTAAAATCCCTGATCGCGACTTATAAAAAAATGTGGAAAGAGAAAGTTGAAATACCGATGGTCATCAACGGAAAAGAAATTAAAACTGCCGATAAAGTAGTCATGAATTCTCCGCAGGATCATCAACATAATTTAGGATTTTACCATAAAGGAGACATGAGCCATGTTGATGATGCGATAAACTCCGCTTTAGCAGCCAGAGAAAAATGGAATAATCTGGGTTGGGAACACCGTGCAGCGATTTTCCTGAAAGCGGCTGATTTAATCGCCGGTCCGTACAGAGACCGTTTGAACGCAGCAACCATGATTGCACAAAGTAAAAACGTTCATCAGGCAGAGATTGATGCAGCCTGTGAGTTCATCGATTTTTTACGCTTCAACATAGAATTCATGACAGAAATGTACAGCGAGCAACCGGTTTCAGACAGTGGAATCTGGAACAGATCAGAATACCGTCCGTTAGAAGGTTTCTGTTTTGCAGTTACGCCGTTTAACTTTACTGCAATTGCCGGAAACCTACCAACCTGTATGGCAATGATGGGGAATGTGGTGGTTTGGAAGCCTTCCGACAAACAGATTTATTCCGCAAAAGTGATTATGGAAGCTCTTATCGAAGCGGGTTTACCTGCAGGGGTTATCAACATGATTTTCACCGACGGAAAAGAAACCGCTGAAAAAGTATTGGCACATCCTGATTTTGCAGGACTTCACTTCACCGGTTCTACCAAAGTATTCCAGAATTTATGGAAAATGATGGGTGACAATATTCACACCTACAAAACCTACCCAAGAATTGTAGGGGAAACCGGTGGAAAAGATTTCATCATGGTACATCCTTCTGCAAATGTAGAAGCAGTGGCCACTGCGATGGTCCGTGGCGCTTTCGAATATCAGGGGCAGAAATGCTCTGCAGCTTCAAGAGCGTACGTTCCTCAATCGCTTTGGAACGAGGTGAAGGAAGTGATGATCGCGCAGATGAAAACCATTAAAATGGGAAGCCCTGAAGATCCGTCGAATTTCGTCAACGCGGTAATCGATAAAAATTCTTTCGAAAAATGTAAGGGATATATTGAGAGAGCAGAAAAATCAAGCGACGCGAAAATCGTAATCGGTGGGAAATGCAACGACTCAAAAGGATGGTTCGTAGAACCTACTGTGATTGAAGCTTCTAACCCAAGATATGAATCGGTTTGCGAAGAAATCTTCGGGCCAATCATTTCTGTTTATGTTTATGAAGATAAAGACTGGACAGCAACCTTGAAATTGGTTGATGAAACTTCCCCTTATTCTTTAACCGGAGCGATTTTCTCCCAAGACCGATATGCTATTGACGAAGCTTACAAAGCTTTAGAAAACGCTGCAGGAAACTTCTACATCAATGACAAACCAACAGGAGCCGTCGTAGGACAGCAGCCTTTTGGTGGAGCAAGAGCTTCAGGAACCAACGATAAAGCCGGTTCTAAAATGAATTTACTGAGATGGGTTTCGGTAAGAAGCATTAAAGAAACTTTTGTTTCGCCCAAAGATTATAAGTATCCTTACTTAGGATAA
- a CDS encoding metal-dependent transcriptional regulator has translation MISLTEENYLKAIFHLRNDDNTVTVNELSKFLNVKMPSVNNMMKKFAQKNWIIYETYKPLRITEEGNKQAALIVRKHRLTEMFLVEKMNFGWENVHEIAEQLEHVHSDIFFDKMDEILQYPKFDPHGEPIPDKEGNIIALDLQKLSSCKIGDPVIFSSVTVSDDEFLSYLNSKELELGKKLQIMEIEKYDQSMSILKEDGNKITLSKMVCDKILVKR, from the coding sequence ATGATTTCACTTACTGAAGAAAATTACCTTAAAGCAATCTTTCATTTAAGAAACGACGACAACACAGTGACTGTAAATGAGTTGAGCAAGTTTTTAAATGTAAAAATGCCCAGTGTTAATAATATGATGAAAAAGTTTGCGCAAAAAAACTGGATCATCTATGAAACCTACAAACCTTTAAGAATAACAGAAGAAGGGAATAAACAGGCCGCCTTAATTGTAAGAAAACACAGGCTTACCGAAATGTTTCTGGTCGAAAAAATGAATTTCGGTTGGGAAAACGTACATGAAATTGCCGAACAGTTAGAGCACGTGCATTCTGATATTTTCTTCGATAAGATGGATGAGATTCTGCAATATCCAAAATTCGATCCGCACGGCGAACCGATTCCGGATAAAGAAGGAAATATCATCGCCCTGGATTTACAAAAATTAAGCAGCTGCAAAATCGGTGATCCCGTTATTTTCAGTTCGGTAACGGTTTCTGACGATGAATTTCTGAGTTATCTTAATAGTAAAGAATTGGAATTAGGCAAAAAACTACAGATCATGGAAATCGAAAAGTACGATCAGTCCATGAGTATTTTGAAAGAGGATGGAAATAAAATCACACTGAGTAAAATGGTTTGCGACAAAATTCTGGTCAAGCGCTGA